From the Porites lutea chromosome 5, jaPorLute2.1, whole genome shotgun sequence genome, the window atatagagaatacttcatggaaagtgctggcgtacggtatttacgcacgagttgttgacgtatcagaaattgaacgagtgagcgcagcgaacgagaacaggggtcttttttgcatgagcatgcgcgaccgctgacttttcaaagagcacgcgaccagtgacagcgaccatgctgcatagtcataggaaccaaattgttcactttgaaatcctgcttgagattgaaatggtagcgGGAACTTAAgaaagaccttcgttgtacaaaataagtaaagatctgttgatttaaagtggagactgatgcgctgaacgaggtgaaagagcaagttactcaaggatgtctgacacgaacatggctgcttgttgttgtttggcgctcgactcgtgtcttgattcccctttaagaaccgcaaagtttggcatagaatgcattgctgatgcgtagctactgaggaaaatgttctttatttagtgtttgtctataaatcggatgtaaatcagtttctcgatgccgtagaggattactgtcaattatttgttaatagctgatttagccatatttcgggagtggattaataacgatcagcgggcgactaccacgccgttttcagttggaatagaaagtttttgccttaagtattttagcgatacaaagtttgttaacaggaaaattgtagaacttcttgtttttgcgtggactaacattgtaagGCATCctttacaggaatttgcttttcgccagaacttaaatgttttaatgatttttaacttttggtcggcatcacatgtttactgtacctcttgggaaacctaaccgtttgtttcatcaaaatcggtcagaagattggactttaatttcggccctattgaatgcagttttgactgtgtctcattgatattcattttttttattgttcgagacatacagagtgactaccaccaacatctcaccaggtgactaatccacgtctcgtgtgctcttaattttgtagctttaaagtgctgggaaaattgtagaacatatattaattcactgctgaactgaacatcggctttcgggcacttcgaacccactcgctgaaatttgctataatgttttttttttttaatatttctcttcccttccgatttcaaaacaaagaaaattgaaagtgtttacttgcatcaacaaacgtttTTGCACTTTggttagactttgatgaggccagcgcaatcctccaggcactacatatacgcgcgctgttgtccaggtcaagtggggagatgaaatttgatagtagctcgtgtatgttaaagccggtctacttcgcttttgttaataccatgttagagtttttttttgcaaactacacatttgttaaatcacgagcacattcgccaagaccaacgagcaaaatagTCGCTATGATAcctttgagacgcgccattttgatgaagacaaatcctgtggtgagcctccatgcacatcgcttgttcagcggtcgcgcatgctcatgcaaaaaagacccctgttgcGAACGAGTAacatttctgatacaaaaataacgagtgcgtaaataccgtacaaagcactttccatgtggtattgtgtttattatatacatactgagacatcatcattttggcggcttttttattttaaatctttcaaaaatgctaaaatttgccgctacacacttaccgcaaaatgacaacgaaaacgaagtatcagctttttagtaaaaacgttcgttaaaaacataaatgacggtgaggatatgaggtaatccaagaaccaTAAGTAATCtcaactgtttgttctcaatgcacaattgaaaatgagtgaatttaagtaaaatggccagTTTCAATATAAACttagggtgcgtttctttaaaaaaatccaagattggaTTCTTAATCCGAGATCATGCGGATTCGTTATTTTTAAAGACAcgaaaaatccgaaaatggatttttttttcaattagccGTAACGACCCCAGCATGAAGTTCGCGTGTTTTGGGGggagttttcaaaatggcggaaagtTTTGGTTTGATGTTTGAACTGTTCGAAGAAGTCCTTGCCGATGACCTTGAACAACAACAGGTTCTTTTAGGAGCCGATGACGAAGCAGTTTTATTCCTTTTGGCGGCCGGACAGCTCGTCCGAAAAGAACACGTTCGCACAAAGAATTTTTACGAAATAACCGTACCTAGTTACATACCGGAGGACTTCCGAAGTCACTTCCGCATGTCACGGCATACAGTTACAGTTCTCGAACATTTGCTTTCGGTCCACGGCGACTTACCTCAATACACCGGCGATAGAGGAAGACCACCGGTCGAGTTAAGAAAGCAAATCCTTATTACGCTGTGGATTCTTGGGAATCCAGAATGTTTACGCTCTGTTGCCGATCGATTTGATGTTTGCAGGGCAACTGCGTACAGAGTCTACAGACGAGTTTGCAAAGCAATAGTGAGGAACTTAATGGATGAGTTTATCAAGTTTCCAACTGGTCTAAAAGCCCAAGCGGTGATGGAGgcctttgaagagaaaaagggTTTTCCGGGTGTTTTGGGGGCTATTGATGGCACCCACATACCAATCAAAGCACCACATAACAATCATGAACAATACATAAATCGCAAAGGTTTCTTTTCCGTCCAACTACAAGTCATTTGTGACCCGGATTTATTCATAACCGATGTTTTCTGTGGTTACCCTGGTTCAGTACACGATGCTCGCGTGTTTCGTAATTCTCCGATCTGCCGAGAAGTTGAAGTGAACCCAGACAATTATTTTCCTGGCAACTCCCACATTTTGGGAGACGCAGCATATCCCTTGAAGAGGTGGCTGTTGACCCCATTTCGAGACAACGGACGTTTGACTGCTCAACAAAGACGTTACAATACTGCCCACAGTTCCACCAGAATGGTGGTTGAGAGGTCCATAGGGCTTTTTAAGAACAGGTTTAGGAAGCTAAAAACAATGATGGATGTTGACAAAATTGAGGACATACCGGAAATTATTGTATCCTCTTGCATCTTACACAACATTTGCATTATTGAAGATGACATCGATGATTTTTTAGATGActgtaatgatgatgatgacaatgatgacaatgatgatgacatCTTTCCACCAGGTGTAGGAGCAGTTGATAAGAGAAACATGATAATGAGACTAATCCCATAAACCTAGCATTTATAAGTGGTTTATGTATTGATACCTTTTGTACTGTGGTGTTTTCATGAACACTTCTTTCATAGGTGGTGTATGTCATTCATAAAGTTTATACTGTATAATAGTCTTTTTGCTATaaatatcaatattttatttgtttttaaaagtatATAAGAAAATAGTAGAGCCATGTACATGGATCACTTTATACTACCTgaaacattatttattttatggtGTTGCTTGAAATGTAAACTTTCAACACAAATGTAACAGCCTAATACTCTGACAGTCCAGGTTGCTTGTGTCACGCACAGAAAGGAGGAAGTGCGTGACACAAGTGATCTGAAGcatctgagaatcaggctaaaaaaagtaaaggatATAAATAATATCAAAACCAGTTTAGTTAGGCCCTCTCACCTAATGTTGCTGTTGTAGTTCCTTGTATgtatgtgataaaaaaaacatacaacttGCAATAATACTGTTAACATGTATGATATAATAAACTTTTAGATAACTCAATACTGACAACAAACTCAGGTTTACTGTATCTATGTTCATGTTTGTGGTCAAATAATCCCATGTTCTGCaacacaataaaaaattatggaaTCAAGGTTACTCTTTGTTCAatgatttttcaaaaacattcaAAAATCGGCCCATGAGTGCCATGCGTTCattgtgcatattttcaaactttttaatcttttccttttcttcctctttcctgTCTTGTGTAAATTCCTTAAAGAGCCCAACGAGGTCTTCTCTTTTCTTCCGCTCTggtaacttctttttctttgcttttgtaACCACAGGCTCCTCTGTGTCACTACCTGTGGAACTCAATGTGGAACtggaatttttaacactcttgACTGCATCTTTGCTCCGTTTATCATCAATGTTGCTGCACAATGTTTTTGGAGCGATGGCATCATCTTTCGAAAATATTTCGTGAAGTTCGTCATAGAAGTTGCATTTCTTTCGGTCATTTCCGCTGACTTTGTTGTGATCAACACAAGCAACATAACTTCTCTTCAGATTTTTCAATTTCGTCTCACACGCCTTGGCATTAAAGAACACTCCGTTCTTCTTTAATTCTTCGCTGATTTCTTCCCACAGGGActtgttctttttgtttatatctTTAAATCGTTCTCTGCGTTCGACATAGCAGGAAATTAACAACAGCACATCAGCTCTAGACCAGCGTACAAGAGCTCTCGATTCGCCTTCGGTGCCTTCACTCGACTGACTGAATGTGGCTGCAGCTgtttccaaagaagaaaaacttggacCAGGCTGAGGTGATACTGATCTGACTGTTTCATGGCTGAACTGTGATGCCTGCGGTGGTGGAAACATGAACTGAGGAAGATAAGGTTGAATGCCCGGTTGAACGTGGCTTTCGTTCCACTGATATTCTGGATATTCACCTGCAGATAAACTGTGCGTCCAATATTGTCCTGTAGATAGAAATAAAAGATGCCAAGACGCATCAAACATCcggaaaatttataaaaatacgTACAGGACGGAAAATTTCGGTGAAACTACACAAAAAACTCACCTTGTTTATTCGCCATGGCCGGCAGCAGctaatatttacaacaaaatgGCGGGCAGGAGGGAGTCATAAACTCGTCAGCGCGGCTGTCCGATGTGTcgggccatcgtgacgtcacatCAACGTGAGGCGTGCGACGAgcagaattttcgaaaatggcggtgttattgttttttatgtGAACACTTTGAGCTTATTTTTTCCCGTGAATGAAGCAGCAATGTGGTTTCCCTTTTCATCGAGGATACCATTACCTCATATTCCAACGGAAAAGGTAAGTGTATTTTGATTGCTACGTGAAAATTCGGCAAAAAAGGTTGCTGAAGCGTTTTGGTGAGTCTCCAAGTTAGGAAAATTATGTGAGTGCGGTGAGGAATTTTGCTCGACAAAAACTCGTTTTTCTCTGGATAAAAAGCATGAGAAGACTTGTAGCTTCGCTCCAAAGTAGTTTATATCTCACAGAATCCATATAGCTTATGATAAATGTCAGGGAATAAGCCACAAAAATGATCAGTGTAGTTATTCGAATCAATTTCCTCCGTTATAATTTTGCAATCTTGTTGAAGTGAGGTTGGTTAcgaaaatttgttataaatgAGCTGTTTTGTCGTTATTTCGGTTCTTCAGTAAGACGTATATAAGTATACTGAGAGTTGTTAAGATTACTATGACCTCTTAAAATCTCGTAAAAGCCCGATCGTGGAGAAGTTCACTCTTTTTGAGGCAC encodes:
- the LOC140938558 gene encoding uncharacterized protein, translating into MANKQGQYWTHSLSAGEYPEYQWNESHVQPGIQPYLPQFMFPPPQASQFSHETVRSVSPQPGPSFSSLETAAATFSQSSEGTEGESRALVRWSRADVLLLISCYVERRERFKDINKKNKSLWEEISEELKKNGVFFNAKACETKLKNLKRSYVACVDHNKVSGNDRKKCNFYDELHEIFSKDDAIAPKTLCSNIDDKRSKDAVKSVKNSSSTLSSTGSDTEEPVVTKAKKKKLPERKKREDLVGLFKEFTQDRKEEEKEKIKKFENMHNERMALMGRFLNVFEKSLNKE